Proteins from one Panicum virgatum strain AP13 chromosome 7K, P.virgatum_v5, whole genome shotgun sequence genomic window:
- the LOC120640836 gene encoding potassium transporter 19-like: protein MALETDKQDPSGKKGVGGFLQRHDSFYGDAEKVSSAQHHGSQDIWIRTLRLAFQCIGVIYGDIGTSPLYVYASTFPSGISNVDDLYGVLSLILYSIILLPMIKYVFIVLYANDNGDGGTFALYSLISRYAKVSLIPNQQAEDAMVSSYCLDTVSAPMRRAQLMKKSLENSKVAKVAIFLLTILGTSMVISDGALTPAISVLSAVSGLQEKAPQLKQGQIVLISVFILVVLFSVQRFGTDRVGYSFAPIILLWFLCIGGIGFYNLIKYDVGVLRAFYPKYIVDYFKRNGKEAWISLGGILLCFTGTEAMFADLGHFNVRAVQISFSFTLFPAVSLAYIGQAAFLRKHPEHVLDTFYRSIPGPLFWPTFIIAVAAAIIASQAMISGAFSIIQQSQTLGCFPRVKVLHTSKSYEGQVYIPEVNFVLGLLCVIITLAFRTTTNIGNAYGICVTSVMIITTILLVIVMLLVWRVSIWLIIPFCLVFGIIEFVYLSSVLYKFKEGGYLPIVIATFLVIMMGVWHYVHVKKYWYELEHLVTNEAMRQLIQTHDVKRISGVGFLYTELVQGISPIFPHLIEKIPFVHSVLMFVSIKHLPIPHVEVSERFLFRNVESKTSRMFRCVARYGYSDTLEDAKEFAASLIEGLQSYIEEGHFITDMQIQETESQTASTGDGNARPRKAGSSTVYIEEVLTTSETTGLTQPRISSYSAHSSGRISEEQTRTIAEEKEFIQRELQKGVVYILGETEIKAGPNSSFVKKVVVNYMYSFLRKNFRQGEKAFAIPRQQVLKVGMVYEI from the exons ATGGCTCTTGAAACTGATAAACAGGATCCTAGTGGCAAAAAAGGAGTTGGTGGATTTCTCCAGCGTCATGACTCATTCTATGGAGATGCAGAAAAAGTGTCCAGCGCACAGCATCATGGATCTCAG GATATTTGGATTCGAACACTGCGTTTAGCATTCCAGTGCATTGGAGTCATATACGGTGACATCGGGACATCACCGCTCTATGTGTATGCAAGCACCTTTCCAAGTGGCATCAGCAATGTTGATGACCTTTACGGAGTCCTGTCACTTATACTTTACAGCATTATTCTTCTACCTATGATAAAGTACGTGTTCATTGTGCTGTATGCAAATGATAATGGGGATG GGGGCACGTTTGCACTTTATTCATTGATATCACGCTACGCCAAAGTGAGTTTGATTCCAAATCAGCAAGCTGAAGATGCAATGGTCTCAAGCTATTGTCTGGATACAGTATCAGCCCCTATGAGGAGGGCTCAGTTGATGAAGAAAAGTCTGGAAAATAGTAAGGTGGCTAAAGTTGCAATTTTTCTCCTTACGATACTGGGCACCTCAATGGTTATCAGTGATGGTGCTTTAACCCCAGCAATATCTG TGCTCTCTGCAGTGAGTGGTCTCCAAGAGAAAGCACCGCAACTCAAACAAG GTCAAATAGTATTGATCTCTGTGTTCATTCTAGTTGTGCTGTTCTCTGTTCAGCGGTTTGGGACAGACAGAGTTGGCTACTCTTTTGCACCCATTATTCTGCTCTGGTTCCTCTGCATCGGTGGTATTGGGTTCTACAATTTAATCAAATACGATGTGGGCGTTCTGAGAGCCTTTTATCCAAAATATATTGTAGACTACTTTAAAAGAAATGGAAAGGAAGCTTGGATCTCCCTTGGGGGCATCCTCCTATGCTTTACAG GTACTGAAGCCATGTTTGCCGATCTTGGTCATTTCAATGTAAGGGCGGTTCAG ATTAGCTTTAGCTTCACTCTGTTCCCGGCGGTGTCCCTAGCTTATATTGGGCAAGCTGCATTCCTACGTAAACACCCTGAGCATGTTCTTGATACTTTCTACAGATCTATTCCAG GACCATTGTTTTGGCCAACCTTCATaattgctgttgctgctgcaatCATTGCAAGTCAGGCTATGATATCTGGTGCATTTTCGATAATTCAGCAGTCACAAACATTGGGCTGCTTTCCTAGGGTCAAAGTGCTACACACCTCAAAATCGTATGAGGGGCAGGTGTACATTCCAGAAGTGAACTTTGTTCTTGGGTTGCTTTGTGTGATAATAACGCTCGCATTCCGGACAACAACTAATATTGGCAATGCGTATG GAATTTGTGTTACTTCTGTGATGATTATTACAACTATTCTGTtggttattgtgatgcttctcgtATGGAGGGTGAGCATTTGGCTGATTATACCATTCTGCCTGGTATTTGGGATCATAGAGTTTGTCTATCTTTCTTCAGTTCTCTACAAATTTAAAGAGGGAGGGTACCTGCCTATTGTGATTGCAACATTTCTGGTGATAATGATGGGCGTGTGGCACTATGTGCATGTAAAGAAATACTGGTATGAGCTCGAGCACCTAGTTACAAATGAAGCCATGAGACAATTGATTCAGACACACGATGTGAAAAGAATTTCTGGTGTAGGCTTCCTCTATACAGAACTAGTCCAGGGAATCTCGCCCATATTTCCCCACCTCATTGAGAAAATTCCCTTTGTGCATTCAGTACTAATGTTTGTTTCGATCAAACACCTTCCAATCCCTCATGTGGAAGTCTCGGAGCGCTTCCTCTTCAGAAATGTTGAGTCCAAAACTTCCAGAATGTTCCGGTGTGTGGCACGCTATGGATACAGCGACACACTAGAAGATGCCAAGGAATTTGCTGCTTCCCTTATTGAAGGACTGCAGTCATATATTGAAGAGGGGCATTTTATCACAGACATGCAAATTCAAGAAACTGAGTCTCAGACAGCCTCCACTGGAGATGGTAACGCAAGACCTCGTAAAGCAGGTAGCTCCACGGTGTACATTGAAGAGGTATTGACTACAAGTGAAACTACAGGTCTCACCCAACCTCGCATAAGCAGCTACTCAGCACACTCATCTGGAAGGATCAGCGAAGAGCAAACCCGCACAATTGCAGAAGAAAAGGAATTTATTCAGAGGGAGCTGCAGAAAGGAGTTGTCTACATCCTGGGGGAGACAGAAATAAAGGCAGGGCCTAATTCTTCATTTGTCAAGAAGGTCGTTGTCAACTACATGTACTCCTTCCTGAGGAAGAACTTCAGGCAAGGGGAGAAGGCCTTCGCAATCCCAAGGCAGCAGGTGCTCAAAGTTGGAATGGTATATGAAATCTAA